Proteins from a genomic interval of Lolium perenne isolate Kyuss_39 chromosome 1, Kyuss_2.0, whole genome shotgun sequence:
- the LOC127296822 gene encoding probable ubiquitin-conjugating enzyme E2 25, with product MSLLPPLRIATRTQPRPLTRTPPPTRRPAAARRPLAVAMDAAEYPLAQAGAPSPSSSCRAADAAAWDAVQNQKRQRCQGSSSSDKVGSCRENNSIQASEAELQNVDSSEIEDEDYYVDDDDEGCYDEDEGSDYEFDDTDFNQHLADKFDDLDLPPGVEATVPWLQKPDDGPGNFKTMEEIEDEIGKRYKFFKQFDTVEDFSDHKYADKPVGKTGKDWTKRIQHDWKLLENDLPGSIYVRVAENRIDLLRAVMVGPQGTPYHDGLFFFDAQFPATYPSTPPVVHYHSGGLRLNPNLYACGKVCLSLLGTWEGHGCEKWNSAHSTMLQVLVSIQALVLNEQPYFNEPGYEMYADKAVGQRSSLEYNDTTFEYSCRTMLYSLRRAPQHFEDLVAGHFRERGRAILAACKYYMEGNKVGCVVPEEDDEGKELESSNAEGSCSSSSSLVKPHSNKVELAAAAGRAVTFKAHMEVLFEELLMEFNVKGADTKKFCAEKLKKSQPTSS from the exons ATGTCCCTGCTTCCGCCCCTGCGCATCGCTACGCGCACGCAGCCCCGGCCCTTGACTCGCACACCTCCTCCGACTCGCCGCCCGGCCGCCGCTCGCCGCCCATTGGCCGTCGCCATGGACGCCGCCGA GTACCCGCTCGCGCAGGCGggcgcgccgtcgccgtcgtcgtcctgccgcgccgccgacgccgccgcctGGGACGCCGTGCAGAACCAGAAGCGCCAGCGCTGCCAG GGATCCTCATCCAGTGATAAAGTTGGATCCTGTAGAGAAAACAATTCCATCCAAGCATCTGAAGCTGAGTTGCAGAATGTTGACTCTAGTGAAATTGAGGACGAAGATTattatgtagatgatgatgatgaaggctGCTATGATGAGGACGAAGGGTCTGACTATGAATTTGATGACACTGACTTCAATCAGCATCTGGCTGATAAATTTGATGATTTAGATCTGCCTCCAGGTGTGGAGGCTACTGTACCTTGGTTGCAGAAACCTGATGATGGACCTGGCAATTTTAAGACCATGGAAGAAATAGAGGATGAAATTGGTAAGAGATACAAGTTTTTCAAGCAGTTTGACACTGTTGAGGATTTCTCTGACCATAAATATGCTGATAAACCAGTTggaaag ACAGGGAAAGACTGGACAAAAAGAATCCAGCATGACTGGAAACTCCTGGAGAACGATTTACCAG GGTCCATATATGTCCGTGTAGCAGAAAATCGAATTGATCTTCTTAGGGCGGTGATGGTTGGGCCTCAGggaacaccctaccatgatggccTCTTCTTCTTTGATGCTCAATTTCCTGCTACTTATCCTTCCACTCCTCCA GTGGTACACTATCACTCGGGAGGACTTCGGCTTAATCCGAATTTGTATGCTTGTGGAAAAGTTTGCCTTAGTCTCCTAGGCACCTGGGAAGGTCATGGCTGTGAGAAGTGGAACTCAGCTCACTCAACCATGCTACAAGTGCTAGTATCCATTCAAGCTCTTGTATTGAATGAACAGCCATATTTCAATGAACCAGGATATGAAATGTATGCTGACAAGGCTGTTGGACAGAGGAGTTCCTTGGAGTATAATGATACAACATTTGAGTACTCCTGCAGGACAATGTTGTACTCGCTTCGTAGGGCTCCACAG CACTTTGAAGATCTTGTAGCCGGCCACTTTCGTGAACGTGGCCGTGCCATTCTGGCTGCATGCAAATACTACATGGAGGGTAATAAAGTTGGGTGCGTAGTTCCTGAAGAAGACGATGAGGGCAAGGAACTAGAGAGTTCAAATGCAGAAGGatcctgcagcagcagcagcagtttAGTGAAACCACATAGTAATAAGGTAGAGCTAGCTGCAGCTGCAGGTCGCGCCGTAACCTTCAAGGCACACATGGAGGTTCTGTTTGAAGAGCTCCTGATGGAATTTAATGTGAAGGGTGCTGACACCAAGAAGTTTTGTGCtgagaagctgaagaagagccagcCGACTTCTTCTTGA